The genome window gagaagaaaaaaaaacatgcattctATGGATTGAGGAGTACCAATGCGATCACATCACCTCTAGCGACCGTGActgaagagatgagagagattgTAACAAAGTCAAGAGATTATGCCTGcttcccaagtggcaccctagtccctatatagggCATTAGGGCTCTGGccttagtagtgcactatatagggcctaGGGTTCCATTTTGGATGTACACCAAGCTCGGATCTTCCTTTAATTCACACAAGCAGACTGTATTTTTGTGATGATTTAGGGAGACACAcagtagcctagctagcctacaaaATGGACGTGTTTACTGTGTAGACATTTGTGATGCCCAAGTGACATACTATTTAATATATAGTAAAACAGGGTGTCATTTAAAAAACACAACCATTGACGTCATGTCGCTGATGGAAATATAACCAGACATGTTCGCTACTGGCCAGACCACAGTTTGGCATGTCATGTTACTGGACTAAATCACCACCCACTAAATGTCATGTTACTGGACTAAATCACCACCCACTAAATGTCATGTTACTGGACTAAATCACCACCCACTAAATGTCATGTTACTGGACTAAATCACCACCCACTAAATGTCATGTTACTGGACTAAATCACCATCCACTAAATGTCATGTTATTGGACTAAATCATCACCCACTAAATGTCATGTTACTGGACTGGACTAAATCACCACCCACTAAATGTCATGTTACTGGACTAAATCACCATCCACTAAATGTCATGTTACTGGACTGGACTAAATCATCACCCACTAAATGTCATGTTACTGGACTAAATCACCACCCACTAAATGTCATGTTACTGGACTAAATCATCACCCACTAAATGTCATGTTACTGGACTAAATCATCACCCACTAAATGTCATGTTACTGGACTAAATCACCACCCACTAAATGTCATGTTACTGGACTAAATCATCACCCACTAAATGTCATGTTACTGGACTGGACTAAATCACCACCCACTAAATGTCATGTTACTGGACTAAATCACCATCCACTAAATGTCATGTTACTGGACTGGACTAAATCACCACCCACTAAATGTCATGTTACTGGACTAAATCATCACCCACTAAATGTCATGTTACTGGACTGGACTAAATCACTACCCACTAAATGTCATGTTACTGGACTAAATCACCACCCACTAAATGTCATGTTACTGGACTAAATCACCACCCACTAAATGTCATGTTACTGGACTAAATCACCACCCACTAAATGTCATGTTACTGGACTAAATCATCACCCACTAAATGTCATGTTACTGGACTAAATCACCACCCACTAAATGTCATGTTACTGGACTAAATCATCACCCACTAAATGTCATGTTACTGGACTGGACTAAATCACCACCCACTAAATGTCATGTTACTGGACTAAATCATCACCCACTAAATGTCATGTTACTGGACTGGACTAAATCACCACCCACTAAATGTCATGTTACTGGACTGGACTAAATCACCACCCACTAAATGTCATGTTACTGGACTAAATCACCACCCACTAAATGTCATGTTACTGGACTGGACTAAATCACCACCCACTAAATGTCATGTTACTGGACTAAATCACCACCCACTAAATGTCATGTTACTGGACTGGACTAAATCACCACCCACTAAATGTCATGTTACTGGACTAAATCACCACCCACTAAATGTCATGTTACTGGACTGGACTAAATCACCACCCACTAAATGTCATGTTACTGGACTAAATCACCACCCACTAAATGTCATGTTACTGGACTGGACTAAATCATCACCCACTAAATGTCATGTTACTGGACTGGACTAAATCACCACCCACTAAATGTCATGTTACTGGACTAAATCACCACCCACTAAATGTCATGTTACTGGACTAAATCACCACCCACTAAATGTCATGTTACTGGACTAAATCATCACCCACTAAATGTCATGTTACTGGACTGGACTAAATCACCACCCACTAAATGTCATGTTACTGGACTGGACTAAATCACCACCCACTAAATGTCATGTTACTGGACTGGACTAAATCACCACCCACTAAATGTCATGTTACTGGACTAAATCATCACCCACTAAATGTCATGTTACTGGACTGGACTAAATCATCACCCACTAAATGTCATGTTACTGGACTAAATCACCATCCACTAAATGTCATGTTATTGGACTAAATCACCACCCACTAAATGTCATGTTACTGGACTTTACTGGACTAAATCACTACCCACTAAATGTCATGTTACTGGACTAAATCACCACCCACTAAATGTCATGTTACTGGACTAAATCACCACCCACTAAATGTCATGTTACTAGACTAAATCACCATCCACTAAATGTCATGTTACTGGACTGGACTAAATCACCACCCACTAAATGTCATGTTACTGGACTAAATCACCACCCACTAAATGTCATGTTACTGGACTAAATCACCACCCACTAAATGTCATGTTACTGGACTAAATCACCATCCACTAAATGTCATGTTATTGGACTAAATCACCACCCACTAAATGTCATGTTACTGGACTAAATCACCACCCACTAAATGTCATGTTACTGGACTAAATCACCACCCACTAAATGTCATGTTACTAGACTGGACTAAAGCTGAATCATTTTAGTTAAGTCATTTCTGATTTGGTCAGTCCTGAGAAACTTCAATCTGCTTTACTCAGCAAGTGTGGGAGGGGGAAGCATTATATTTGACATCATTGTTTTCTCTGTTCGTGTCTTTGATTCGTAGACACAAGAGGACGTCTCATCCTCACCCCAGACTGGAAACACCAAGGATACACAGAGGAAGCTTTGAAGAGGGAGCTCTCAATGAAGGAGGCTTTTCAAAGTGCCTTAAATCCTAATCTGGATTACCTCTGTCGTTGTGCTTTCCTCATAAAGAAACCATCAGAACCTTAAATCCTCATCCGGATTACCTCTGTCTTTGTGCTGTCATAAAGAAACTATCAGAACCAGTCAGAATGATGATGCAAGATCTAGAACTTCCTTCTCACACCCACAGAGAAGGATCTATTACATTTAATTAAACCACAACACAAAGGGACACAACCACCATTTTACAGCGTAGAGCTATAACAATCTAGAACACAGGTAGAACAAAGAATTGTTCTAATCTATTCTCACAAGATCTACAACCACCCGCTCACAAACACATGTCAGAGCGACGGAGGCCCCGGTGAAGAGTACATCAGACTGCGACCAACTTCTCTTGACTACTACCGCTAGTTTGATTCTGGTAGCCAGGTGTGGTTCTTATTCCCGGGGTTGTCATGGAAGCAAGCTCCACCCCCAGGATCAAGGTGTATAGTGTCTGGGACCAGGTGGAGGAGACAGACCAGGTGAGAAACAGTCTGTCCCTAATGACCACACCCGGTATACAGCCAAAAGAGAATGGGCCTCCATCTGAGCctgtttcctctctaggtttcttccttctagggagtttttccttagCCTCGCAAGCCACACTGatcttctagggagtttttcccaatAGCCTCGCGAGCCACACCGatcttctagggagtttttccctcgCGAGCCACACCGATCTTCTAGGGAGCTTTTCCAATAGCCTCGCGAGCCACACCGATCTTCTAGGGAGCTTTTCCAATAGCCTCGCAAGCCACACTGatcttctagggagtttttccccatAGCCTCGCGAGCCACACTGatcttctagggagtttttcccaatAGCCTCGCGAGCCACACTGatcttctagggagtttttccccatAGCCTCGCGAGCCACACTGatcttctagggagtttttccccatAGCCTCGCGAGCCACACTGatcttctagggagtttttcccaatAGCCTCGCGAGCCACACTGatcttctagggagtttttccccatAGCCTCGCGAGCCACACTGatcttctagggagtttttccccatAGCCTCGCGAGCCACACCGatcttctagggagtttttccccaaTAGCCTCGCAAGCCACACTGatcttctagggagtttttccccatAGCCTCACGAGCCACACCGatcttctagggagtttttcccaatAGCCTCACGAGCCACACTGatcttctagggagtttttccccatAGCCTCGCGAGCCACACTGatcttctagggagtttttccccatAGCCTCGCGAGCCACACTGatcttctagggagtttttccacaTAGCCTCGCGAGCCACACCGatcttctagggagtttttccccaaTATCCTCGCGAGCCACACCGatcttctagggagtttttcccaatAGCCTCACGAGCCACACTGatcttctagggagttttcccccAATATCCTCGCGAGCCACACTGatcttctagggagtttttccccaaTATCCTCGCGAGCCACACTGatcttctagggagtttttccccaaTAGCCTCGCGAGCCACACTGatcttctagggagtttttcccaatAGCCTCGCGAGCCACACTTatcttctagggagttttttcccATACCCTTGCGAGCCACACCGatcttctagggagtttttccccaaTAGCCTCGCGAGCCACACTGatcttctagggagtttttccccatAGCCTCGCGAGCCACACCGatcttctagggagtttttccccaaTAGCCTCGCGAGCCACACTGatcttctagggagttttccccaATAGCCTCGCGAGCCACACCGatcttctagggagtttttccccaaTAACCTCGCGAGCCACACTGatcttctagggagtttttccccaaTAGCCTCGCGAGCCACACTGatcttctagggagttttccccaATATCCTCGCGAGCCACACCGatcttctagggagtttttccccaaTAGCCTCGCGAGCCACACCGatcttctagggagtttttccccaaTAGCCTCGCGAGCCACACCGatcttctagggagtttttccccaaTAGCCTCGCGAGCCACACCGatcttctagggagtttttccccaaTATCCTCGCGAGCCACACCGATCTTGCGAGCTTCATACCTGTAACACATATTTATGTCAGCTCGCGACAGTGTGGCTCGCGAGGCTAGTTTTTCCACTGTGCTTCTGCTTTGGGGTtctaggctgggttactgtaaagcacaatttaaaaaaacaggcttaataaatgaataaaaccCATTTGTTTGATTGATTGACCAGGTGGAGGAGAAGGTGGGTTCGGCTTCAGAAGACCATCTGATCACCCTCAAGGCCCTGGTGCAGAAGCTGAGGCTGGAAACACGGAGGCTGTCCTACCTCGAGTGGAAGGCCCGTTTAGAGGCCCATAGCACCAAAGCCCTGATCATACCACAGCAGAGCACCAGGGACTTAGTGAGGCCAGAAGAGCAACGGGTAGTATCCCAGAGTGAGGGCAGGTTAGACAGTCAGAGCACCAAATGTCTGGCTGAACCACAGCTACAGCAGGAGCTCCATGCAGAGCAGCAAGAGGAGCAGGAGAAGGCCAAACGACAGCCGGTGGAGCCCAGAGAGAGCCCCCTGACCTCGGGTTTGATCTGGCAGCACAGCCTGCCCGCTGGAGTACTGAGGAGATTTAAGAACATCGATGAGGCTGTGGGGTGGCTCAGGAAAGAACTGGTGAGAACAACAGAAGTATTGGTGACTGTTTCTTGGTTTAGTGCTGTACCTCCAAATACAAATTAATTCAAGTGAGATGGGCTTCCTGTCAATGCTAGGGAGATGGGCTTCCTGTCAATGCTAGGGAGAGCGGCTTCCTGTCAACGCTAGGGAGAGCGGCTTCCTGTCAACGCTAGGGAGAGCGGCTTCCTGTCAACGCTAGGGAGAGCGGCTTCCTGTCAACGCTAGGGAGAGCGGCTTCCTGTCAACGCTAGGGAGAGCGGCTTCCTGTTAACGCTAGGGAGAGGAGCTTCCTGTTAATGCTAGGGAGAGGAGCTTCCTGTTAATGCTAAGGAGAGGGGCTTGCTGTCAATGCTAGGGAGAGGGGCTTCCTGTCAATGCTAGGGAGAGGGGCTTCCTGTCAATGCTAGGGAGATGGGCTTCCTGTCAATGCTAGGGAGATGGGCTTCCTGTCAATGCTAGGGAGATGGGCTTCCTGTCAATGCTAGGGAGAGGGGCTTCCTGTCAATGCTAGGGAGAGGGGCTTCCTGTCAATGCTAGGGAGATGGGCTTCCTGTCAATGCTAGGGAGAGGGGCTTCCTGTCAATGCTAGGGAGAGGGGCTTCCTGTCAATGTTAGGGAGAGTGGCTTCCTGTCAATGCTAGGGAGAGTGGCTTCCTGTCAATGCTAGGGAGAGAGGCTTCCTGTCAATGTTAGGGAGAGTGGCTTCCTGTCAATGCTAGGGAGAGAGGCTTCCTGTCAATGCTAGGGAGATGGCCTTCCTGTCAATGCTAGGGAGATGGCCTTCCTGTCAATGCTAGGGAGAGGGGCTTCCTGTCAATGTTAGGGAGATGGCCTTCCTGTCAATGCTAGGGAGATGGCCTTCCTGTCAATGCTAGGGAGATGGGCTTCCTGTCAATGCTGGGTAGAGAGGCTTCCTGTCAATGCTAGGGAGAGGGGCTTCCTGTCAATGCTAGGGAGATGGGCTTCCTGTCAGTGCTAGGGAGAGGGGCTTCCTGTCAATGCTAGGGAGAGGGGCTTCCTGTCAATGCTAGGGAGAGGGGCTTCCTGTCAATGCTAGGGAGAGGGGCTTCCTGTCAATGCTAGGGAGAGGGGCTTCCTGTCAATGCCAGGGAGAGGGGCTTCCTGTCAATGCTAGGGAGAGGGGCTTCCTGTCAATGTTAGGGAGATGGGCTTCCTGTCAATGTTAGGGAGAGGGGCTTCCTGTCAATGCTAGGGAGAGAGGCTTCCTGTCAATGCTAGGGAGATGGGCTTCCTGTCAATGCTAGAGAGAGAGGCTTCCTGTCAATGCTAGGGAGATGGGCTTCCTGTCAATGCTAGGGAGATGGGCTTCCTGTCAATGCTAGGGAGATGGGCTTCCTGTCAATGCTAGGGAGATGGGCTTCCTGTCAATGCTAGGGAGATGGGCTTCCTGACAATGCTAGGGAGATGGGCTTCCTGTCAAAATTCCAAGGCTATCCAGAAATCCTGATTGTAGAATAATATCGGGAGCAGCGGAGTAGGAGGTAGGTAGGATGTAATAAGAGCAGCGGAGGTAGGTAGGAGGTAGGTAGGTGGTAATAAGAGCAGCGGAGGTAGGTAGGAGGTAAGTAGGAGGTAGGTAGGAGGTAAGTAGGAGGTAGGTAGGAGGTAATAAGCAGCATGAAAtccagaatcctccaaccaggatttctggaaaagaTGGGAATTTTGGGAAATTTTTCGGGAATTTGGTGACGCTATTAGAGTTCGTTGACACATCAACGTTCCGCAGCATCGTCTACTACACCCTCTGTTGTTAAGGCCAGACCACACCCTCTGGTGTTAAGGCCAGACCACACCCTCTGTTGTTAAGGCCAGACCACACCCTCTGTTGTTAAGGCCAGACCACACCCTCTGTTGTTAAGGCCAGACCACACCCTCTGTTGTTGAGGTCAGACTACACCCTCTGGCGTTAAGGCCAGACCACACCCTCTGGTGTTAAGGCCAGACCACACCCTCTGGTGTTAAGGCCAGACCACACCCTCTGTTGTTAAGGCCAGACCACACCCTCTGTTGTTAAGGCCAGACCACACCCTCTGGTGTTAAGGTCAGACTACACCCTCTGTTGTTAAGGCCAGACCACACCCTCTGGTGTTAAGGCCAGACCACACCCTCTGTTGTTAAGGCCAGACCACACCCTCTGTTGTTAAGGCCAGACCACACCCTCTGGTGTTAAGGCCAGACCACACCCTCTGGTGTTAAGGCCAGACCACACCCTCTGTTGTTAAGGCCAGACCACACCCTCTGGTGTTAAGGCCAGACCACACCCTCTGGTGTTAAGGTCAGACCACACCCTCTGGTGTTAAGGCCAGACCACACCCTCTGTTGTTAAGGCCAGACCACACCCTCTGTTGTTAAGGCCAGACCACACCCTCTGTTGTTAAGGCCAGACCACACCCTCTGTTGTTAAGGCCAGACCACACCCTCTGGTGTTAAGGCCAGACCACACCCTCTGGTGTTAAGGCCAGACCACACCCTCTGGTGTTAAGGCCAGACCACACCCTCTGGTGTTAAGGCCAGACCACACCCTCTGGTGTTAAGGCCAGACCACACCCTCTGGTGTTAAGGCCAGACCACACCCTCTGTTGTTAAGGCCAGACCACACCCTCTGGTGTTAAGGCCAGACCACACCCTCTGTTGTTAAGGCCAGACCACACCCTCTGTTGTTAAGGCCAGACCACACCCTCTGTTGTTAAGGCCAGACCACACCCTCTGGCGTTAAGGCCAGACCACACCCTCTGTTGTTAAGGCCAGACCACACCCTCTGTTGTTAAGGCCAGACCACACCCTCTGTTGTTAAGGCCAGACCACACCCTCTGGTGTTGAGGCCAGACCACACCCTCTGGTGTTAAGGCCAGACCACACCCTCTGGTGTTAAGGCCAGACCACACCCTCTGTTGTTAAGGCCAGACCACACCCTCTGTTGTTAAGGCCAGACCACACCCTCTGTTGTTAAGGCCAGACCACACCCTCT of Salvelinus namaycush isolate Seneca unplaced genomic scaffold, SaNama_1.0 Scaffold1300, whole genome shotgun sequence contains these proteins:
- the fam167ab gene encoding protein FAM167A; this encodes MEASSTPRIKVEEKVGSASEDHLITLKALVQKLRLETRRLSYLEWKARLEAHSTKALIIPQQSTRDLAKRQPVEPRESPLTSGLIWQHSLPAGVLRRFKNIDEAVGWLRKELKDMPLQDQQLAHQLMRLHSDINKLKIEQTCHQHRRMLNDATYGLEERDELSDLLFDFPVTPGFGLSTPLRLIGVTKMNINSRRFSLC